One genomic window of bacterium includes the following:
- a CDS encoding cold-shock protein: protein MAEGTVKWFSDSKGFGFIEQADGPDVFVHFSAIGGDGFKTLSEGQRVSFEVTDGPKGPQAANVEAL from the coding sequence ATGGCAGAAGGAACAGTTAAGTGGTTTAGTGATTCAAAGGGTTTCGGTTTTATCGAGCAGGCTGACGGTCCCGACGTTTTCGTGCACTTTTCGGCTATTGGGGGTGATGGTTTCAAGACCCTCTCGGAAGGTCAGCGCGTAAGCTTTGAGGTTACCGATGGTCCCAAGGGTCCGCAGGCCGCCAACGTCGAGGCCCTGTAA
- a CDS encoding cytochrome C, whose protein sequence is MMKTVTAICTLVVSCTIFLGCVGPGRKEAPARHPEELTLQETDCLECHDNELTGTLKPYGTFRHTNSFLLRHGTYARQAQDLCNSCHGEPLCLECHATSDALTPALKRGGNPDRDLPHRGDYIVQHQIDGRIDPGSCVVCHGNRNDGKCVQCHN, encoded by the coding sequence ATGATGAAAACCGTTACAGCGATCTGCACCCTTGTTGTCTCGTGTACCATCTTCCTCGGCTGTGTCGGACCGGGCCGAAAGGAAGCACCCGCCCGTCATCCCGAAGAACTGACCCTCCAGGAGACAGACTGTCTCGAGTGCCACGACAACGAACTCACGGGTACCCTTAAACCCTACGGGACCTTCCGCCACACGAACTCGTTTCTCCTCCGCCACGGAACCTATGCGAGGCAGGCTCAGGACCTCTGCAACTCATGTCACGGCGAACCGTTGTGTCTGGAGTGTCACGCCACCAGCGATGCGCTGACACCTGCCCTGAAGCGCGGTGGCAACCCGGACCGTGACCTGCCTCACCGGGGTGACTACATTGTCCAGCACCAGATCGACGGACGCATCGATCCTGGTTCCTGTGTCGTATGTCACGGGAACAGAAACGACGGGAAATGTGTGCAGTGCCATAATTAA
- a CDS encoding ATP-binding cassette domain-containing protein yields the protein MISLEKITKYFHRGSINEVLALEDVSLDVGRGDFITIIGSNGAGKSTLLNCLAGSYPIDEGSIFIDGVEVTSWPEHRRAADISRVFQNPLLGTCASLTIEQNLALAARRGRPHGLGLGVKNRDRDLFREKLKHLGLGLEDRLKDKVGLLSGGQRQALTMLMATMVRPKVLLLDEHTAALDPKTAHQILDLTTVVVSEERLTTLMVTHNMKQALQLGNRLVMMHRSSVILDVQGDEKGKLTVEDLIERFYTARGEEFSQDRMLLV from the coding sequence ATGATATCTCTCGAGAAAATAACGAAATATTTCCACAGGGGAAGCATCAACGAGGTCCTTGCTCTTGAAGATGTAAGCCTGGATGTGGGCAGGGGAGACTTCATTACCATCATTGGTTCCAACGGCGCCGGAAAATCCACACTGCTCAACTGCCTTGCCGGCAGCTACCCGATAGATGAGGGGTCCATCTTCATTGACGGTGTGGAGGTCACTTCCTGGCCAGAGCACAGGCGCGCGGCGGACATAAGCAGAGTTTTCCAGAACCCTCTCCTCGGGACCTGCGCTTCCCTCACGATCGAACAGAACCTGGCCCTGGCCGCGAGAAGGGGAAGACCCCACGGCCTCGGGTTGGGAGTAAAAAACCGTGACCGGGACCTCTTCCGGGAGAAGCTCAAGCACCTGGGCCTGGGGTTGGAGGATCGCCTCAAGGACAAGGTAGGCCTTCTCTCCGGCGGGCAGCGTCAGGCCCTCACTATGCTCATGGCCACCATGGTCCGGCCAAAGGTGCTTCTTTTAGATGAGCATACCGCCGCTCTGGATCCCAAAACGGCTCATCAGATCCTGGATCTCACTACTGTGGTTGTATCGGAAGAAAGGCTGACCACCCTCATGGTGACCCACAACATGAAACAGGCCCTTCAGTTGGGCAACAGGCTCGTCATGATGCACCGGAGCAGCGTCATTCTGGATGTTCAGGGGGATGAGAAGGGGAAGTTGACGGTGGAGGACCTCATCGAGCGGTTCTACACGGCCCGGGGGGAAGAGTTTTCCCAGGATAGGATGCTGCTGGTTTAA
- a CDS encoding ABC transporter permease: protein MTWYSFFGALEQGFAYGLMVLGVYLTFRVLDFPDLTVDGSLPLGAAVSAVAITAGVHPYLSLVLALGAGFLAGMVTGILNTKFRILHLLASILTMIALYSINIRIMGRPNMTLLGKSTILDPFYAMDLSPSVAAPILFGVVSLLAVVFLIWFLHTEFGLAMQATGDNKQMITSQGVNTHRVIIFGVGLSNGLVALSGAMICQNQGAADVNMGVGTIVAGLASVIIGETVFGSRSINRAIIAALLGSIAYRLAIALALGLKLGRFSFTPSDLNLITAILVVAALTLPQVRARFRLK from the coding sequence ATGACCTGGTACTCATTTTTCGGAGCCCTGGAACAGGGGTTCGCCTATGGACTGATGGTCCTGGGTGTCTACCTCACCTTCCGGGTCCTCGATTTCCCGGATCTAACTGTGGACGGCAGCCTCCCACTGGGGGCTGCTGTTTCGGCTGTGGCCATCACAGCCGGAGTACACCCTTACCTTTCCCTGGTCCTGGCCCTGGGGGCAGGTTTCCTCGCCGGGATGGTCACTGGTATCCTCAACACAAAGTTCAGGATCCTGCACCTTCTGGCATCCATTCTGACCATGATCGCCCTTTACTCCATAAATATCCGGATCATGGGCAGGCCCAACATGACACTGCTGGGCAAGAGCACCATTCTGGATCCCTTCTACGCCATGGACCTGAGCCCCTCGGTGGCGGCGCCCATCCTGTTCGGGGTCGTAAGCCTTCTGGCTGTAGTATTCCTCATATGGTTTCTGCACACGGAGTTCGGTCTGGCCATGCAGGCTACGGGGGATAACAAGCAGATGATCACGAGCCAGGGTGTGAATACCCACAGGGTCATCATCTTCGGGGTAGGGCTCTCCAACGGCCTGGTGGCCCTTTCGGGTGCCATGATCTGTCAGAACCAGGGCGCGGCGGATGTGAATATGGGCGTTGGCACCATTGTGGCAGGTCTGGCCTCGGTTATTATTGGGGAAACCGTCTTTGGCAGCAGATCCATAAACAGGGCCATTATTGCGGCCCTTCTCGGTTCCATCGCGTACCGGCTTGCCATAGCCCTGGCCCTGGGACTTAAATTGGGACGTTTCTCCTTTACGCCCAGCGACCTTAACCTGATCACCGCTATCCTGGTGGTTGCGGCGTTGACCCTGCCGCAGGTACGGGCGAGGTTCCGGCTCAAATGA
- a CDS encoding ABC transporter substrate-binding protein, which produces MKKITVLLVILSLVVAAPAVFAADKYTVSVNQIVEHPALDAVRNGFQDVLKEKGYDVTYNVHIAQGNISTANLIAKQILGEKPDLVLAIATPTAQACAQVIKKTPILITAVTDPVGAGLVASLEKPGANVTGMTDMSPVDRQVELIQEFIPGIKKLGIIYNSGEANSVSILDVLKKECAARGIEVEEATVTNASGVTQAAKSLVGRAEAIYIPTDNTVVSVFEAITKVSVENKLPLFAADVDSVSRGAIAALAIDYYQMGRQTALMAERIFKGAGTADMPVETLLDLKLYVNPANAKDMGVKVPDSVTKRADEIVK; this is translated from the coding sequence ATGAAAAAGATTACCGTTCTTCTCGTTATCCTGTCGCTGGTCGTGGCTGCCCCGGCGGTTTTCGCAGCCGACAAGTACACCGTTTCGGTGAACCAGATCGTTGAGCACCCGGCCCTTGATGCTGTGAGAAACGGTTTCCAGGACGTGCTCAAGGAGAAAGGTTACGATGTGACCTACAATGTCCACATCGCTCAGGGAAACATCTCCACGGCCAACCTCATCGCCAAGCAGATACTGGGAGAAAAACCGGACCTGGTGCTTGCCATTGCCACACCCACCGCCCAGGCGTGTGCCCAGGTGATAAAGAAAACACCCATTCTTATTACTGCGGTCACCGATCCCGTCGGTGCCGGTCTTGTTGCCAGTCTGGAAAAACCGGGGGCCAATGTCACCGGGATGACCGACATGAGCCCTGTTGACCGTCAGGTGGAGCTCATTCAGGAGTTCATACCGGGGATCAAAAAGCTTGGGATCATATACAATAGCGGCGAGGCCAACTCGGTGAGTATTTTGGATGTCCTTAAAAAGGAGTGCGCGGCCAGGGGCATCGAGGTTGAGGAGGCCACTGTGACCAACGCGAGCGGTGTGACCCAGGCCGCCAAAAGTCTGGTGGGCCGGGCCGAAGCCATCTATATCCCTACCGACAACACGGTAGTATCGGTATTCGAGGCCATTACAAAGGTGAGTGTGGAGAACAAGCTTCCTCTCTTCGCGGCGGATGTTGATTCCGTGTCAAGAGGGGCTATCGCGGCCCTCGCCATCGATTACTACCAGATGGGCAGGCAGACGGCCCTTATGGCTGAGCGCATATTCAAGGGTGCCGGTACTGCCGACATGCCTGTGGAGACCCTCCTGGACCTGAAACTATACGTTAACCCGGCCAATGCCAAAGATATGGGTGTCAAGGTCCCGGATTCGGTCACAAAACGGGCGGATGAAATCGTTAAATAA
- a CDS encoding molybdopterin-dependent oxidoreductase, producing the protein METKYSTCYFCSSRGCAMKVQVSDGRIKRVTVDTKAPVVPGAHCVRPTLAREYQESPFRLNFPLRRKGARGENSWEQVSWDDVLGEIAGKLSDLRDKHGAESVATSSGTGRGAWDFAKTRFMNLFGSPNRMGAVTICYGPRSMVWLTTFGGALVPDRKEGVTRLVTMWGRNPHEGSPSSWDSFLKAKKAGMRTMVVDPRLTEAARQADHWVSINPGTDAALALGMMNVIVREGWHDDEFIDKACSGFEGLTSRLAEFPPERIGAICGLLPYKVVETARFFAQNQPSNIVIGVAAEHSPPNSIQAIRAINILLAICGSVDREGGMLIAGPSEGFIPDAAMEMNYTLSAEQRGKQIGADRFRFLSYPGWELVEEQLQKKWGENHPAGAYLNCMAHAPSIFRAMLTGQPYPVRALISSASNPLLAYANTRLVYKALMSLDLLVTLDLTWTPTAQVSDYVLPAASWMERPDMGNFSSIGAYPLVQMGEAALPDFVEGEYDRYDDYRFWRELGVCLGQINHWPQKTFEEVWEYRLAGIMKDREVESIGEFVRQQRWEKGTVLPGRCAEGLVTPSGKVELSSTIFQQLGYDPLPDYTEPEALHGEWGKYPLLNLSGVRTIPYHHSEFRHVDGFRRMHPDPIVEIHVDTARRHGIADSDWVWIETPIGRCRQRARLVTSIAPDCITTQHGWWFPEMEPEAPSLFGLWESNINVTTDDDPDKCDPVSGGWPFKGQYMRCRIRKAEDQDAGC; encoded by the coding sequence ATGGAAACCAAATACTCGACCTGTTATTTCTGTTCCAGCCGGGGCTGCGCCATGAAGGTGCAGGTGAGCGATGGGCGGATCAAGCGCGTTACCGTGGACACAAAAGCTCCGGTCGTACCGGGCGCCCACTGTGTGCGGCCAACCCTGGCCAGGGAGTATCAGGAGAGTCCCTTTCGTCTCAACTTCCCCCTGAGGAGGAAGGGAGCGCGGGGTGAAAACAGCTGGGAACAGGTCTCCTGGGATGACGTTCTGGGGGAGATCGCCGGAAAGCTGAGCGATCTGCGTGACAAGCATGGTGCTGAATCCGTTGCCACCAGTTCAGGTACCGGACGCGGCGCCTGGGATTTTGCCAAAACAAGGTTCATGAACCTCTTCGGAAGCCCCAACCGCATGGGGGCTGTGACCATCTGCTATGGCCCCCGGAGCATGGTGTGGCTGACCACCTTTGGGGGTGCCCTTGTCCCGGATCGCAAGGAGGGTGTGACGCGTCTCGTAACGATGTGGGGAAGGAACCCCCATGAGGGGAGCCCCTCCTCCTGGGACAGCTTTCTCAAGGCCAAGAAAGCCGGGATGCGGACAATGGTGGTGGATCCCCGTCTCACCGAAGCGGCTCGGCAGGCCGACCATTGGGTGTCCATAAATCCGGGTACGGATGCCGCTCTGGCCCTGGGGATGATGAACGTTATCGTCAGGGAAGGGTGGCATGATGATGAGTTTATAGACAAGGCCTGTTCCGGATTCGAAGGGCTGACCTCCCGATTGGCCGAATTCCCACCCGAGCGGATTGGAGCTATCTGCGGTTTGCTCCCTTATAAAGTGGTGGAGACGGCCCGTTTCTTCGCCCAGAACCAACCCTCCAACATTGTTATCGGTGTGGCGGCCGAACACAGCCCCCCCAATAGCATCCAGGCCATAAGAGCTATTAACATTCTCCTTGCCATATGCGGAAGTGTGGATCGCGAGGGTGGGATGCTCATCGCAGGTCCCTCCGAGGGTTTCATCCCCGACGCGGCCATGGAAATGAACTACACCCTTTCAGCCGAACAGCGGGGCAAACAGATCGGTGCGGACCGGTTCCGTTTTTTAAGTTATCCCGGGTGGGAACTGGTGGAAGAACAGCTTCAGAAGAAGTGGGGAGAGAACCACCCAGCCGGTGCCTATCTTAACTGCATGGCCCACGCCCCATCCATATTTCGCGCCATGCTGACCGGGCAGCCGTACCCTGTGCGGGCGCTTATCTCCTCGGCCAGCAACCCCCTGCTCGCTTACGCCAACACCCGGCTGGTGTACAAAGCCCTCATGTCCCTGGACCTTCTTGTAACACTGGACCTGACCTGGACACCCACGGCCCAGGTCTCGGATTATGTTCTTCCCGCCGCCAGCTGGATGGAACGCCCCGATATGGGCAATTTCAGTTCAATAGGCGCCTATCCCCTTGTCCAAATGGGAGAGGCGGCTTTGCCTGACTTTGTGGAAGGAGAGTACGACCGTTACGACGATTACCGGTTCTGGCGGGAACTCGGGGTCTGCCTCGGCCAGATAAATCACTGGCCCCAGAAGACCTTCGAGGAGGTCTGGGAGTATCGTCTGGCAGGGATCATGAAAGACAGGGAGGTAGAATCCATCGGGGAGTTTGTGCGCCAGCAGCGCTGGGAAAAGGGGACGGTTTTGCCCGGTAGATGCGCCGAAGGTCTGGTCACCCCATCCGGGAAGGTGGAGCTGAGTTCAACCATATTTCAGCAGTTGGGTTACGATCCGCTGCCAGACTACACAGAGCCGGAAGCTCTTCACGGCGAGTGGGGGAAATATCCGCTCCTGAACCTCTCCGGGGTAAGAACCATCCCCTATCACCACAGCGAATTCAGACATGTGGACGGTTTTCGCCGGATGCACCCTGACCCCATAGTTGAGATCCACGTGGACACAGCCCGCAGGCATGGTATTGCCGACAGCGACTGGGTGTGGATCGAAACACCCATTGGAAGGTGCCGCCAACGGGCCCGTCTCGTGACCTCCATTGCGCCGGATTGCATAACCACCCAGCATGGGTGGTGGTTCCCGGAAATGGAACCAGAAGCCCCTTCACTGTTCGGTCTCTGGGAATCCAACATCAACGTCACCACCGATGATGATCCCGATAAGTGCGATCCTGTCTCCGGGGGTTGGCCTTTCAAGGGGCAGTATATGCGCTGTCGCATTAGAAAAGCTGAAGATCAGGACGCAGGATGCTGA
- the trpD gene encoding anthranilate phosphoribosyltransferase, whose translation MGDKEARWREFGAIVVKLIHGQDLTREEAYECWKQVCEEAQSDLQQGAFIAALKAKGETPEEVAGTFEALYEYDTIKVKVNTPEPLIDNCGTGADTLKTLNISTGAAIIAASLGLYVVRHAARAISSNCGSVDVVEAFGVNVESAPNLPKKSIENAGICIWNAFLTSVHPKTLGRVLSQIRFGSAINLVGPLLNPTMPEYKVMGVPNREMIDIEVRTLKELGFKRAFVMHGLDDNSEQGMDEVSTLGVTHIAELKDDGFIENYEITPDDFGIKRGTFAEIASTKVVQLDAMKLLKVLAGKDTGPRSDIICLNTAPLLYVMGKAKDLKQGVEMARQAIADGKPVDKLRDWVTWQNDKPEDGIPTLEKMISQL comes from the coding sequence ATGGGAGACAAGGAAGCACGCTGGAGAGAATTCGGAGCCATAGTGGTCAAGCTGATCCACGGGCAGGACCTTACCCGCGAGGAAGCCTACGAGTGCTGGAAGCAGGTCTGTGAGGAAGCCCAGAGCGATCTTCAACAGGGTGCTTTCATTGCTGCCTTAAAGGCCAAGGGCGAGACACCGGAAGAGGTGGCCGGTACTTTTGAGGCGCTGTACGAATACGATACCATCAAGGTGAAGGTCAATACACCCGAGCCCCTCATCGATAACTGCGGAACGGGAGCCGATACGCTCAAGACGCTGAACATCAGTACAGGGGCGGCAATCATCGCCGCGAGCCTGGGACTGTATGTGGTGCGTCACGCGGCACGGGCTATTTCATCCAACTGTGGATCTGTGGATGTTGTGGAAGCCTTCGGTGTCAACGTTGAATCGGCCCCGAACCTGCCTAAAAAGAGTATCGAGAACGCCGGCATCTGTATCTGGAACGCCTTTCTGACTTCTGTTCACCCCAAGACCCTGGGTCGCGTCCTGTCCCAGATCCGTTTTGGTTCAGCCATAAACCTGGTCGGGCCTTTGCTTAACCCCACCATGCCTGAATACAAGGTCATGGGTGTGCCGAACCGTGAGATGATCGATATCGAGGTCCGGACCCTTAAGGAACTGGGATTTAAGAGGGCCTTCGTTATGCACGGTCTCGATGACAACTCGGAGCAGGGGATGGATGAGGTGTCCACCCTCGGCGTCACACACATTGCGGAGCTAAAAGATGACGGTTTTATTGAGAACTACGAGATCACTCCTGACGATTTCGGAATTAAACGAGGTACTTTTGCAGAGATAGCCTCTACGAAAGTTGTTCAACTCGATGCCATGAAGCTCCTGAAAGTTCTGGCGGGCAAAGACACCGGACCAAGGTCAGACATCATCTGTCTTAACACGGCACCCCTTCTTTACGTTATGGGGAAGGCGAAAGATCTTAAGCAGGGCGTGGAGATGGCCCGCCAGGCCATCGCCGACGGAAAACCTGTGGACAAGTTAAGGGACTGGGTCACCTGGCAGAATGACAAACCTGAAGATGGGATTCCCACTCTGGAGAAGATGATCAGTCAACTGTGA
- a CDS encoding dihydrofolate reductase family protein produces the protein MRPFTFMLVAVSLDGKISPKRRPGQPNPVGPAYINEEIMHLHNSQRAGVDGIMVGLNCILMDDSRLTLREGEGHNPTRVVLDGLAEMPPTARILGPEAPTVVAVTRDAPPRRIRALEEKGARIIVSGKGRFVDLPPLMEELRQAHGIKKLMVEGGGTVHRSMIAQDLYDELHLIICPFVIGGSGSITPAGRASFWPKGRIPFYSLAQNRQIGDYVYLVYKPKE, from the coding sequence ATGAGACCCTTCACTTTCATGCTCGTTGCCGTCAGCCTCGATGGCAAGATCTCGCCAAAGAGGCGTCCGGGGCAGCCCAACCCTGTTGGGCCCGCGTACATAAACGAAGAGATCATGCATCTGCATAACTCCCAGAGGGCCGGCGTGGATGGCATCATGGTGGGCCTTAACTGCATCCTGATGGACGACTCCAGGTTGACCCTCAGGGAAGGCGAAGGGCATAACCCCACCCGTGTGGTGCTGGACGGCCTGGCAGAAATGCCGCCCACCGCCAGGATCCTGGGTCCGGAAGCGCCCACAGTGGTGGCGGTTACGCGGGATGCCCCGCCTCGGCGCATCCGGGCTCTGGAGGAGAAGGGCGCCCGGATCATCGTCAGCGGGAAGGGAAGGTTCGTAGATCTTCCTCCTCTCATGGAAGAGTTGAGGCAGGCTCACGGGATCAAGAAACTCATGGTCGAAGGAGGGGGAACGGTCCACCGTTCCATGATCGCCCAGGATCTGTACGATGAGCTTCATCTCATCATATGCCCCTTCGTGATCGGTGGTTCGGGCTCCATAACACCGGCTGGCAGGGCCTCTTTCTGGCCAAAGGGGCGGATCCCCTTTTACAGCTTGGCTCAGAACCGCCAGATAGGAGATTACGTATACCTGGTTTACAAGCCCAAAGAATAA
- a CDS encoding phosphoribosylanthranilate isomerase — MVRVKLCGLMSREDVEMAEAAGADALGFVTEYPVPVPWNLDREQAASLAALASPFVTTVAVVGGPPEEMVRIARRVRPRVLQLHGDESLDHIRQVLEGLKGTGIRVIKALRIEVETGQARFEETDPILAGTALAGSGIAALIVDSKTSSRPAGTGVTLDWDVSARMVKGIDLPLILAGGLTLENVAGAVQKVKPYAVDVITGVEIEPGVKSGEKMRAFVAAAKGIKL; from the coding sequence ATGGTACGGGTCAAGTTGTGCGGATTGATGTCCCGAGAGGATGTTGAAATGGCCGAGGCCGCCGGAGCGGATGCGCTGGGTTTTGTCACCGAATACCCCGTACCGGTGCCATGGAACCTCGACCGGGAACAGGCCGCTTCCCTGGCAGCATTGGCGTCCCCTTTTGTTACCACTGTCGCAGTTGTAGGAGGGCCTCCTGAGGAGATGGTCCGCATCGCCAGAAGGGTCCGCCCCCGGGTCCTGCAGCTTCACGGCGACGAATCCCTGGACCATATACGGCAGGTCCTTGAGGGGCTGAAGGGAACCGGGATCCGTGTCATAAAAGCTCTGCGCATAGAGGTGGAAACCGGCCAGGCCAGGTTTGAGGAGACCGATCCCATATTAGCAGGAACAGCTCTTGCCGGATCGGGCATAGCGGCTCTCATTGTGGATTCAAAGACCTCCTCCCGGCCAGCGGGAACCGGTGTCACCCTCGACTGGGATGTTTCGGCCCGGATGGTTAAGGGTATCGATCTTCCACTCATCCTGGCGGGGGGGTTGACCCTGGAAAACGTGGCTGGTGCAGTCCAGAAGGTGAAACCCTACGCTGTGGATGTCATAACGGGTGTGGAAATAGAGCCAGGAGTGAAGAGTGGAGAGAAGATGCGAGCCTTCGTCGCTGCCGCGAAAGGGATAAAGTTATGA
- a CDS encoding indole-3-glycerol-phosphate synthase, with amino-acid sequence MPNAFSRAVLGARENGRFPLVADIKPVSPRDGALVGSRDPVALAKILEQAGVCALSVVTEAQHFGGSLQMLQDIAAAVSLPVLRKDFLRSPEDVDQSLEAGAAAVLLTLSTVSELESPGLYRRIVSLGMEPLVEVHTLEELHFSLGLNPLPTIIGINNRDITRLEKDDGDVGITEALAPLVPDGMAILSESAMLTPGDVSRAFAAGAHGVLIGTAVLQAADPAAVVVQLARGLGS; translated from the coding sequence ATGCCCAACGCTTTTTCCCGGGCCGTACTCGGAGCACGGGAGAATGGTCGATTTCCCCTGGTGGCGGACATCAAACCTGTTTCCCCCAGAGACGGAGCCCTTGTGGGTTCCCGTGATCCGGTGGCCCTGGCCAAAATACTGGAACAGGCCGGGGTGTGTGCCCTGTCGGTTGTCACGGAGGCCCAGCATTTCGGCGGGAGCCTTCAGATGCTCCAGGACATCGCCGCGGCTGTGTCCCTGCCAGTCCTGAGGAAGGACTTTCTCAGGTCTCCGGAGGATGTAGATCAATCCCTGGAGGCGGGAGCTGCGGCGGTTCTTCTCACCCTGTCAACCGTCTCCGAACTTGAATCCCCTGGTTTGTATCGCAGGATCGTCTCCCTGGGTATGGAACCGCTGGTGGAAGTACACACACTCGAAGAGCTTCATTTTTCTCTGGGCCTGAATCCGCTGCCGACTATTATAGGTATTAACAACAGGGACATCACCCGTCTTGAAAAGGACGATGGGGATGTAGGAATTACAGAGGCTCTAGCTCCGTTAGTGCCCGACGGTATGGCGATCCTGTCAGAGAGTGCCATGCTCACCCCCGGGGATGTGTCTCGAGCTTTTGCGGCAGGGGCCCACGGGGTCCTTATCGGAACTGCGGTATTGCAGGCAGCGGATCCCGCAGCAGTCGTCGTGCAGCTTGCCAGGGGCCTGGGTAGCTGA
- a CDS encoding Lrp/AsnC ligand binding domain-containing protein produces MITAIVVMNCEVGKVHSVAEALTQLDGVAEVYSVSGEFDILAICKVAQYESLATLVTQEIGSLAGVAKTNTHMAFQAYSKHNMEKVWAETMGL; encoded by the coding sequence ATGATCACGGCCATTGTTGTCATGAACTGTGAGGTTGGCAAGGTACACAGCGTGGCGGAAGCCCTCACCCAGTTGGATGGGGTGGCTGAGGTGTACTCCGTGTCCGGCGAGTTCGATATACTCGCCATCTGCAAGGTGGCCCAGTATGAAAGTCTGGCCACTCTTGTGACTCAGGAAATAGGCAGCCTGGCGGGTGTTGCCAAGACCAACACCCACATGGCCTTCCAGGCCTATTCCAAGCACAACATGGAAAAGGTTTGGGCTGAGACTATGGGCCTTTAG